In one Saimiri boliviensis isolate mSaiBol1 chromosome 3, mSaiBol1.pri, whole genome shotgun sequence genomic region, the following are encoded:
- the PLA2G12A gene encoding group XIIA secretory phospholipase A2 codes for MALLPRPALILLLLLAAAVVRCQEQAQTTDWRATLKTIRNGVHKIDTYLNAALDLLGGEDGLCQYKCSDGSKPFPRYGYKPSPPNGCGSPLFGVHLNIGIPSLTKCCNQHDRCYETCGKSKNDCDEEFQYCLSKICRDVQKTLGLTQHVQACETTVELLFDSVIHLGCKPYLDSQRAACRCHYEEKTDL; via the exons ATGGCCCTGCTCCCGCGCCCCGCGCTCATCCTCCTGCTGCTCCTCGCGGCCGCTGTTGTCAGGTGCCAGGAGCAGGCCCAGACCACCGACTGGAGGGCCACCTTGAAGACCATCCGGAACGGCGTTCACAAGATAGACACGTACCTGAACGCCGCCTTGGACCTCCTGGGAGGCGAGGACGGTCTCTGCCAGTATAAATGCAGTGACG gaTCTAAGCCTTTCCCACGTTATGGTTATAAACCCTCCCCACCGAATGGATGTGGCTCTCCACTGTTTGGTGTTCAT CTTAACATTGGTATCCCTTCCCTGACAAAATGCTGCAACCAACATGACAGGTGCTATGAGACCTGTGGCAAAAGCAAGAATGACTGCGACGAGGAGTTCCAGTACTGCCTCTCCAAGATCTGCCGAGATGTACAGAAAACACTAGGACTAACTCAGCATGTTCAGG CCTGTGAAACAACAGTGGAGCTCTTGTTTGACAGTGTTATACATTTAGGTTGTAAACCATATCTGGACAGCCAGCGAGCCGCATGCAGGTGTCATTATGAAGAAAAAACCGATCTTTAG